The following is a genomic window from Candidatus Methylacidithermus pantelleriae.
TAGCATCTTTGGGCCAAAAGTGCCAGATATATTCCAAAGACTTCAAGGAGGCTCCATGCCAACAACGGAAGAAAAGAAACGATTAGAGCAAGAACGAGGAGTGAAGGCCTACCCTCCCGAATACCTTGCCACTTTTAAGGAAGAGAAGACCGAAAAAGAAAAGACTTCTCTTTCACCGGAGAGAGCCAAAAAGGAAATCGAGGAACTAGAAAGTGTCGCTCAGCATGCACGAAAAAGGGCCGAAGAGATTGCAAGCCGACCGGAACCGAAAGGTGTGGTCGATCGAGACAAGCAAAAAAGCACCGCTGCTTCGTGGTTCTTTCTTCTTTTTCCCTTAGCCGTTGTCGCGGGAGTAGCGAGCCGAGGAGCGGGTCTAGGGTTCCTTACCGCTCTCGGTGGGTTTTTCTCCGGACTCAATAACGGTTACCAGTGGGCAATGGAACAGCGACGGAAAGAAATGGAGGAACACCTAAAAACGATCCGTGAAGATATGAAGGAGGAACGCGAATGGGTGAAACTCTTCCTTGCCGCAAAGAAGGGCATACAAGAGAGAATGAGATCGATTAACGAGTTAGGGACACAGAGAGGGAATCCTTTTTTAGCTCGCCTAAAGACCCCCGCGGAAGTTGATGCGTTCCTTCAAATCAGTAACGCCTACGACCGCATCCTTTCTGCTTACCAAGAACCCGGCAAACTCATGATGGGTTTTGCTCCTCACTTCAAACAGGAAGGACCACTTGAGGAAGGGTTCCGAAAAACGTTAGCGCAGAATGTCCTGGATACCGTGGATCCTAACCTTAAGAACACTGAGCCTGACGTATATCAAAAGGCTCTGGTAGAAGTCATCTACGAATCCATCCAGAACATCCATGATGGTGCGATTAAGCCTCTACTCGAAAACCTCACGAGCAACAGGCTGTATGACGTCGTGGAAGATCTATGGAAATTGGGCGAAATCCCGATGTCCAAAACGGGCACGAGAGTCAGCGAAAAGCTTGTGTCCACGTATCAACCGGTCATCGAACAGATACGCAAATTCCGCCAGCAGATGATCCGAAGAACCCCTGAGATTATTGAGATGTCCCGAAGGGCCAAAGCGGAACTTGGATACACAACCACTCCACAAGCGTATACACCTACGCCTGCTGCACCAGAAGAAGAATCTCCGCGAGATATTCCCGATAAGGAACTTGAAGACCTAGGGCTACTCTCCGTGGAGCCAGAAGAACCATGACGGGTAACGATGTTATCGAAGAATTCCTTCAAAGACACCCTTCCTTTAGGCGGTATCCGAAGGAAGAACTTGCGCTACAGCTCGCCGACCGTATCGCCACGGCACACGCACAGCGCTACGGAGTAGAGAAAGACGAACAGTTTCAGAAATGGAAGGATTTTTTTCTTCCTCCCAGGGGTTGGGAGAAAACTCTCCATGATATTATCGGAGAATCCAAAGCAGGATGGCATCAGGAGCTTGGCAGAATCAACCTCGCAGCAGCTCAGCTTCTCCCGAAACTAAGCCTTCCCGCCGCTCAATACCTTGCGAAACAGGCGGAGGATATCGGAAAGAAAAACCTCCTCATTGCCGCGGAAAAACGTCCATTCACTAGCAACGAATTCGAGCGAGTTGTCGGAAGATTCCTTGGTTCCGCGGGCCCGCAAACAGCTGAAGTTCTCGGTACTCTTGCTCTCACGAATGTTCTCTTGGGTCCTCTGGGCGGGATAGGCACAATAGGGAGAGTAGCAGCTTCTGGAGCGAGGTACGCTAGCCTTGCCGCTGAACAGATTTACAAAGAGAAGCTTCTTAACCGTTACCGCCCAGAAGAGATCCCAGATGATAAACTTCTCTCAACGGGCGCGCTTGAGACGCTCCGATGGTATGCGCTTGATCGCATTCCTGGACGGCTTTTCGTTTGGTCTCTTTCCGCTCTTCTCAGAGGAGCAGAGAGTTTCATTTACGATCACAATATCGATCACGCCAGTA
Proteins encoded in this region:
- a CDS encoding lysozyme family protein, coding for MIFDSEEERRVRQLAIETILDLEGRYHEYVPEDPGGRTAYGFDERTYGREFVDSLDERGATRAYEELWKEGGYWKLPPSWAFPLFIQGHNIGEVNAIKKMQESLGLPPTGVLDSTTIAKAHQNPDPSAFLEKNLEYYTSLHDLFPKFGRGWFARVGQIVDTLKNELGFGQIDLSKIPKAQHEYLASIFGPKVPDIFQRLQGGSMPTTEEKKRLEQERGVKAYPPEYLATFKEEKTEKEKTSLSPERAKKEIEELESVAQHARKRAEEIASRPEPKGVVDRDKQKSTAASWFFLLFPLAVVAGVASRGAGLGFLTALGGFFSGLNNGYQWAMEQRRKEMEEHLKTIREDMKEEREWVKLFLAAKKGIQERMRSINELGTQRGNPFLARLKTPAEVDAFLQISNAYDRILSAYQEPGKLMMGFAPHFKQEGPLEEGFRKTLAQNVLDTVDPNLKNTEPDVYQKALVEVIYESIQNIHDGAIKPLLENLTSNRLYDVVEDLWKLGEIPMSKTGTRVSEKLVSTYQPVIEQIRKFRQQMIRRTPEIIEMSRRAKAELGYTTTPQAYTPTPAAPEEESPRDIPDKELEDLGLLSVEPEEP